The following are from one region of the Mesorhizobium sp. B4-1-4 genome:
- the cysT gene encoding sulfate ABC transporter permease subunit CysT, producing the protein MTTAPAQAGWRFRQPSVIPGFGLTLGFSLAYLTLIILIPLSGLIWRSAALGWTDFWAIAIDRRTTNALEISFGTAFIAAAVNVIFGTLVAWVLVRYRFPGRRIVDAMVDLPFALPTAVAGIALTTLYAPNGWIGKLLMPLGIKVAYTPSGIVIALVFIGLPFVVRTVQPIMEEIDKEVEEAAATLGANRFQIITRVLFPGLAPAIITGFSLAFARGVGEYGSVIFIAGNLPYKSEIAPLLIVIRLEEYNYPAATAIAAIMLLLSFIMLLVVNLVQTWSRKRYG; encoded by the coding sequence ATGACCACAGCACCCGCGCAGGCGGGGTGGCGGTTCAGACAGCCGAGCGTCATTCCGGGTTTCGGATTGACGCTCGGCTTCTCGCTTGCCTACCTCACCCTCATCATCCTGATCCCCTTGTCGGGGCTGATCTGGCGTTCGGCCGCCCTCGGCTGGACCGATTTCTGGGCGATCGCCATCGATCGCCGCACCACCAATGCGCTGGAAATCAGTTTCGGCACCGCCTTCATCGCGGCTGCCGTCAATGTGATCTTCGGCACGCTCGTCGCCTGGGTCCTGGTGCGCTACCGCTTTCCCGGCCGCCGCATTGTCGACGCCATGGTCGACCTGCCCTTCGCGCTGCCGACGGCGGTGGCCGGCATCGCGCTGACCACACTCTATGCACCGAACGGCTGGATCGGCAAATTGCTGATGCCGCTCGGCATCAAGGTCGCCTACACGCCATCAGGCATCGTCATCGCGCTGGTCTTCATCGGCCTGCCCTTCGTCGTGCGCACTGTGCAGCCGATCATGGAGGAAATCGACAAGGAGGTAGAGGAAGCCGCCGCCACGCTTGGCGCGAACCGGTTTCAGATCATCACCCGTGTGCTGTTTCCAGGCCTTGCGCCAGCCATTATCACCGGCTTTTCGCTCGCCTTCGCGCGCGGTGTCGGAGAATACGGCTCGGTCATCTTCATCGCCGGCAACTTGCCCTACAAATCCGAGATCGCGCCGCTTCTGATCGTCATCCGGCTTGAGGAGTACAACTACCCCGCCGCCACCGCGATCGCGGCGATCATGTTGTTGCTGTCTTTCATCATGCTTCTGGTCGTCAATCTCGTGCAGACATGGAGCCGCAAGCGCTATGGCTGA
- the cysW gene encoding sulfate ABC transporter permease subunit CysW, whose amino-acid sequence MADPEIKSYELYHESRSAAVTESRPAQAVLMVVTFAFLGIFLLLPLIIVFHEALAKGVGAYTQSLGDADTRSAIRLTLLVAAISVPLNIVFGISAAWAIAKFEFKGKAFLTTLIDLPFSVSPVISGLVYVLMFGAQGLLGAWLKANGIVILFAVPGIVLATIFVTFPFVARELIPLMQEQGNGDEEAALSLGANGWQTFWYVTLPNVKWGLLYGVLLCNARAMGEFGAVSVVSGHIRGLTNTMPLHVEILYNEYNAVGAFAVASLLAGLALVTLVLKTLLEMRYGAELAATRGH is encoded by the coding sequence ATGGCTGATCCCGAGATCAAATCCTACGAGCTGTATCATGAAAGCCGCTCGGCGGCGGTCACCGAAAGCCGCCCGGCGCAAGCCGTGCTCATGGTCGTCACCTTCGCCTTTCTGGGCATTTTCCTGCTGTTGCCGCTGATCATCGTCTTCCATGAAGCGCTCGCCAAAGGCGTCGGCGCCTACACGCAATCGCTCGGCGACGCCGATACGCGCTCGGCGATCCGGCTGACGCTGCTGGTGGCGGCGATCTCGGTGCCGCTCAACATTGTCTTCGGCATCTCCGCGGCCTGGGCGATCGCCAAGTTCGAGTTCAAGGGCAAGGCCTTCCTGACCACGCTGATCGACCTGCCCTTCTCGGTCTCGCCGGTCATATCGGGACTGGTCTACGTGCTTATGTTCGGCGCCCAGGGGCTGCTTGGCGCCTGGTTGAAGGCCAACGGCATCGTCATCCTGTTCGCCGTGCCGGGCATCGTGCTCGCCACCATCTTCGTCACCTTCCCCTTTGTCGCCCGCGAACTGATCCCGCTGATGCAGGAACAGGGCAATGGCGATGAGGAAGCAGCGCTCTCCCTCGGCGCCAATGGCTGGCAGACCTTCTGGTATGTGACGCTGCCCAACGTCAAATGGGGCCTGCTCTATGGCGTGCTGTTGTGTAACGCCCGCGCCATGGGCGAGTTCGGCGCGGTCTCGGTGGTTTCGGGCCATATCAGGGGCCTGACCAACACCATGCCGCTGCATGTCGAAATCCTCTACAATGAATACAATGCCGTAGGCGCCTTTGCCGTCGCCTCGTTGCTGGCCGGCCTCGCGCTTGTCACGCTGGTGTTGAAAACACTGCTCGAGATGCGCTACGGCGCCGAACTCGCCGCGACGCGCGGGCATTAG
- a CDS encoding sulfate/molybdate ABC transporter ATP-binding protein has protein sequence MEVRVANVRKEFERFPALHDVSLDIKSGELIALLGPSGSGKTTLLRLIAGLERPTRGKIFFGDEDASQKSIQERNVGFVFQHYALFRHMTVADNIGFGLKVRHGPTRPPAAEIRRRASELLDLVQLSGLEKRYPAQLSGGQRQRVALARAMAIEPKVLLLDEPFGALDAQVRRELRRWLREIHDRTGHTTVFVTHDQEEALELADRVVVMSQGRIEQVGTADDIYDTPNSPFVYGFIGESSSLPVKVENGEIWLADRPIGLPAPRAPSGDATLYFRPHDVELLDGCSGCIAGTVAASRRVAGTRRVELEIGGERQRVEIELPVDHPAAQKSRVAFRPGRWKLFPKVINVTA, from the coding sequence ATGGAAGTTCGCGTTGCCAACGTGCGCAAGGAATTCGAGCGGTTTCCGGCGCTCCACGACGTGTCGCTCGACATCAAGTCCGGCGAGTTGATCGCGTTGCTGGGGCCCTCCGGTTCGGGCAAGACCACGCTGCTGCGGCTGATCGCCGGGCTGGAGCGGCCGACGCGCGGAAAGATCTTCTTCGGCGACGAGGATGCTTCGCAGAAGTCGATTCAGGAACGCAATGTCGGCTTCGTGTTCCAGCACTACGCGCTGTTCCGGCACATGACCGTGGCCGATAATATCGGTTTCGGCCTGAAGGTCCGGCACGGGCCGACGCGGCCGCCGGCCGCGGAAATCCGCCGCCGTGCCTCCGAGCTTCTCGATCTCGTCCAGCTTTCGGGACTGGAGAAGCGCTACCCGGCGCAACTCTCCGGTGGCCAGCGCCAGCGTGTCGCGCTGGCGCGCGCCATGGCGATCGAACCCAAGGTGCTGCTGCTCGACGAGCCGTTCGGCGCACTCGATGCGCAGGTGCGCCGCGAACTCCGCCGCTGGCTGCGCGAAATCCATGACCGCACCGGCCACACCACCGTCTTCGTCACCCATGACCAGGAAGAGGCGCTGGAGCTTGCCGATCGCGTGGTGGTGATGAGCCAGGGCCGCATCGAGCAGGTCGGCACCGCCGACGACATCTACGACACCCCAAACTCTCCCTTCGTCTACGGCTTCATCGGTGAATCGAGCTCGCTTCCGGTCAAGGTCGAGAATGGCGAAATCTGGCTCGCCGACCGTCCGATCGGGCTGCCGGCGCCGCGTGCGCCTTCGGGCGATGCGACGCTGTACTTCCGTCCGCACGATGTCGAACTGCTCGACGGCTGCAGCGGCTGCATCGCCGGCACCGTCGCCGCCAGCCGCCGCGTTGCCGGCACCCGGCGGGTGGAACTCGAGATCGGCGGCGAGCGCCAGCGCGTCGAGATAGAGTTACCCGTCGACCACCCGGCGGCGCAGAAAAGCCGGGTTGCTTTCAGGCCGGGACGCTGGAAGCTGTTTCCGAAAGTCATAAACGTGACGGCCTGA
- a CDS encoding type II toxin-antitoxin system VapC family toxin, which translates to MLDTNIISDMIRNPAGKAASTVLRVGDSAVCTSIVVASELRYGCARKGSAKLLKKVEELLAEIPVLPLDVPADAGYGAIRAELEGLGQPIGHNDLFIAAHACALGITLVTANTGEFTRISGLKVENWLA; encoded by the coding sequence ATGCTGGACACGAACATTATCAGCGACATGATCCGAAACCCGGCTGGCAAAGCCGCGAGTACCGTGTTGCGTGTGGGGGACTCCGCAGTGTGCACCAGCATCGTGGTCGCCTCGGAATTGCGGTATGGCTGTGCCCGAAAGGGATCGGCAAAGCTGCTCAAGAAAGTTGAGGAACTTTTGGCTGAGATTCCTGTTTTGCCGCTCGATGTGCCGGCGGACGCCGGTTACGGCGCCATACGCGCCGAATTGGAAGGCCTCGGCCAACCAATTGGCCACAATGATCTCTTCATTGCTGCCCATGCCTGCGCTCTTGGTATCACGCTGGTAACGGCCAACACTGGAGAATTCACCCGGATCAGCGGGCTGAAGGTTGAAAACTGGCTGGCTTGA
- a CDS encoding antitoxin, whose translation MPQHRQSTTRPKEAKLFRNNRSQAVRIPVEFELPGDRVLISREGDRLVIEPVRRPGLTALLAQWANELPLGPEDDFPEFDDAPVKPEDIL comes from the coding sequence ATGCCCCAGCACCGCCAGTCAACGACGAGGCCCAAAGAGGCGAAGCTGTTCCGCAACAATCGAAGCCAGGCAGTGCGCATTCCCGTCGAGTTCGAGCTTCCGGGCGACAGGGTCCTGATCAGTCGGGAAGGCGACCGTCTGGTCATCGAGCCGGTTCGCAGGCCGGGTCTCACCGCGCTGCTTGCCCAGTGGGCGAACGAGCTACCGCTCGGTCCCGAGGACGATTTCCCTGAATTCGACGACGCGCCTGTCAAACCCGAGGACATTCTTTGA